The following coding sequences are from one Komagataeibacter sp. FNDCR2 window:
- a CDS encoding helix-turn-helix transcriptional regulator has product MDIESTLAALSALSQSTRLEIFRLLVRHEPDGLPAGDVARHLAMPQNTISAHLATLARAGLLTSQRHSRLIVYRASLSRLRELMLFLVKDCCAGSPELCAPLIATLSSCCPSPQAYS; this is encoded by the coding sequence ATGGATATAGAATCTACCCTTGCCGCGCTTAGCGCCCTGTCGCAGTCCACGCGGCTGGAGATCTTTCGCCTGCTGGTGCGCCATGAACCGGACGGGCTGCCCGCCGGGGACGTCGCACGCCATCTCGCTATGCCGCAGAACACGATCTCGGCCCACCTCGCCACCCTGGCCCGTGCCGGCCTGCTGACCTCGCAACGCCATAGTCGGCTGATCGTCTATCGCGCCAGTCTTTCTCGCCTGCGTGAGTTGATGCTTTTCCTCGTCAAGGATTGCTGCGCGGGCAGTCCCGAACTCTGTGCACCCCTGATCGCAACCCTGTCCTCGTGCTGCCCGTCCCCGCAAGCCTACTCATGA
- the arsC gene encoding arsenate reductase (glutaredoxin) (This arsenate reductase requires both glutathione and glutaredoxin to convert arsenate to arsenite, after which the efflux transporter formed by ArsA and ArsB can extrude the arsenite from the cell, providing resistance.), whose product MTITIYHNPACGTSRNVLALIRNSGEEPRIIEYLKTPPSRAGLVDLIARMGVPVRSVLREKGTPFHELGLDNPALSDDALIDAMIAHPILINRPIVVTPLGVALCRPSEAVLDILPNPQRGAFVKEDGEKIVDESGKRIS is encoded by the coding sequence ATGACCATCACGATCTACCACAACCCGGCCTGCGGTACGTCGCGCAATGTGCTGGCGCTGATTCGCAACAGCGGCGAGGAGCCTCGCATTATCGAGTATCTGAAAACGCCTCCCAGCCGTGCGGGACTGGTCGATCTGATCGCCCGTATGGGTGTTCCGGTGCGCTCGGTCCTGCGGGAAAAGGGTACGCCCTTTCACGAACTCGGCCTCGATAATCCGGCCCTGAGCGATGATGCGCTGATCGACGCCATGATCGCACACCCGATCCTGATCAACCGGCCGATCGTCGTCACCCCGCTGGGTGTTGCGCTCTGCCGTCCGTCCGAGGCGGTTCTGGACATCCTGCCCAACCCGCAGAGAGGCGCTTTCGTCAAAGAGGACGGCGAGAAGATCGTCGATGAATCCGGCAAGCGGATCTCCTGA